The following are from one region of the Paenibacillus protaetiae genome:
- a CDS encoding ABC transporter permease, with the protein MPSNDALGQTSLEHKTKAKGMKRTWPLHLMLLPAVLIQFVFVYLPLGGLVIAFQDYKPYDGLFHSKWVGLEHFKYMFQYPDIKQVIFNTAFIAALKIIFNIIVPFAFALLLNEVRVNPFKRTVQTLVYLPYFISWVFLGGILNDMLASDGIINTLLHNWFGLNEPILFLGDGNWFRFTVILSDIWQQFGYGTIVYLAALAGINPALYEAAEVDGASRWKQTKHVTIPSLMPIVVVVGTLALGNILNAGFDQIFNLYNPLVYDKGDIIDTFVYRTGILNGQYSLATAVGIFKSIIGFVLIVVGYRIAYKVADYKIF; encoded by the coding sequence ATGCCTAGCAACGACGCCTTAGGGCAAACCAGCTTGGAACACAAGACGAAAGCAAAAGGCATGAAGAGGACATGGCCGCTTCATCTGATGCTGCTCCCGGCAGTGCTTATACAATTTGTATTTGTATACTTGCCGCTCGGCGGGCTCGTTATTGCGTTCCAGGACTACAAACCGTACGACGGGCTATTTCATTCCAAATGGGTCGGACTGGAACATTTCAAGTACATGTTCCAATACCCGGACATTAAACAGGTCATTTTCAACACTGCTTTTATAGCCGCTTTGAAAATTATATTTAACATTATCGTGCCGTTTGCGTTCGCGTTGCTGCTGAACGAGGTGCGGGTTAACCCGTTTAAACGGACGGTTCAAACATTGGTCTATCTTCCTTACTTTATTTCATGGGTATTTTTGGGCGGCATTCTGAACGATATGCTTGCTTCCGATGGGATTATTAACACACTCCTGCATAATTGGTTTGGGCTTAACGAACCGATCCTGTTCCTCGGGGACGGCAACTGGTTCCGGTTTACGGTTATTTTATCCGACATTTGGCAGCAGTTCGGCTACGGCACCATCGTATACCTCGCCGCTCTGGCCGGCATCAATCCTGCTTTGTATGAGGCTGCCGAAGTGGACGGCGCTTCCCGCTGGAAGCAAACCAAACATGTTACGATCCCGTCGCTGATGCCGATAGTCGTCGTTGTAGGCACACTCGCACTGGGCAATATTTTGAACGCAGGTTTCGATCAAATCTTCAACCTGTACAATCCGCTGGTTTACGATAAAGGCGATATTATCGATACGTTCGTTTACCGGACCGGTATTTTGAACGGCCAGTACAGCCTCGCGACGGCGGTAGGCATATTCAAATCCATTATCGGCTTTGTGCTTATCGTTGTAGGTTATCGGATTGCTTATAAAGTAGCGGACTACAAAATCTTTTAG
- a CDS encoding carbohydrate ABC transporter permease: protein MYHKTTGYRIFTAFNYLILLAAGLLCIIPIIHILAISFSASAPANAHLVGLWPVDWNTDSYTKTMNNPNFLRAFWISIGRTALGASITLAVIVLGGYALSKDQRVFKSRNFYAWYFVFTMWFSGGIIPLYIVIRNLHLMNTIWSLVLPGAVAVFNMILLMNFFRATPKELEEAAFIDGAGHFSILFRVYLPLAMPALATMTLFTIVGNWNAWFDALLYINDYRNYPLATFLQTVIVQQDFSKLNPDVNELKNISQRTVKAAQIFIGMLPVLLVYPFLQRFFVKGIVLGAVKE, encoded by the coding sequence ATGTACCATAAAACAACCGGCTACCGCATCTTTACAGCCTTCAATTATTTGATTCTGCTTGCCGCAGGGCTTCTGTGCATTATTCCTATCATTCATATATTGGCGATCAGCTTCAGCGCCAGCGCTCCCGCCAACGCCCATCTGGTCGGCTTATGGCCCGTTGACTGGAACACGGATTCCTATACGAAGACGATGAACAATCCAAACTTCCTGCGGGCGTTTTGGATTTCGATCGGCCGGACCGCGCTTGGCGCTTCCATCACGCTTGCGGTTATCGTATTAGGCGGATATGCTTTGTCGAAGGATCAGCGCGTCTTTAAGAGCCGGAACTTTTACGCCTGGTATTTCGTATTCACGATGTGGTTCAGCGGCGGCATCATTCCGCTTTATATCGTCATCCGCAATCTGCATTTGATGAATACGATCTGGTCGCTTGTACTGCCTGGCGCGGTCGCCGTATTTAATATGATTTTGCTGATGAACTTTTTCCGCGCCACGCCTAAAGAGCTGGAGGAAGCCGCTTTTATAGACGGGGCCGGCCATTTCTCGATTCTGTTCCGCGTCTATTTGCCGCTTGCCATGCCTGCGCTTGCCACCATGACGCTGTTCACCATCGTCGGCAACTGGAATGCCTGGTTTGACGCCTTGCTGTATATTAACGACTATCGCAACTATCCGCTTGCGACATTCCTGCAAACGGTTATCGTACAGCAGGACTTCAGCAAGCTGAATCCGGATGTCAATGAGCTGAAAAACATTTCGCAGCGTACCGTCAAGGCTGCGCAAATTTTTATCGGCATGCTGCCGGTACTGCTTGTTTATCCGTTTCTCCAGCGCTTTTTCGTCAAAGGGATCGTGCTTGGCGCTGTGAAAGAGTAA